One window from the genome of Micromonospora aurantiaca ATCC 27029 encodes:
- the uvrB gene encoding excinuclease ABC subunit UvrB → MALDIPRLDGRFQVVSEFQPAGDQPAAIDELERRVRRGDRNTVLLGATGTGKSATTAWLVERLQRPTLVLAPNKTLAAQLAKEFGELMPHNAVEYFVSYYDYYQPEAYIPQTDTYIEKDSSINEEVERLRHSATMSLLTRRDVIVVATVSAIYGLGTPEEYLDRAVRVKVGQELDRDQLLRRLVDIQYARNDMAFQRGTFRVRGDTLEIIPAYEELAVRIELFGDEIEKLYYLNPLTGDVVREVDSLMIFPATHYAAGPERMERAIRDIEAELGERLAELERQGKLLEAQRLRMRTTYDIEMMRQVGFCSGIENYSMHIDGRLPGSPPHCLLDYFPDDFLTVVDESHVTIPQIGGMYEGDASRKRMLIDHGFRLPSAADNRPLRFDEFLERVGQMVFLSATPGPWELEQAQGEFVEQVIRPTGLIDPEVVVKPTKGQIDDLMHEIKLRTERDERVLVTTLTKKMAEDLSDYLLENGIRVRYLHSEVDTLRRVELLRELRKGDYDVLVGINLLREGLDLPEVSLVAILDADKEGFLRSGRSLIQTIGRAARNVSGQVHMYADKITPSMADAIDETNRRRAKQIAHNEANGIKPEPLRKKIHDILDDIYREAEDTENSNVGGAVRQLSRGKAPVKETRSRRGAAATPSREGMARADLANLIQELNDQMLAAARELQFELAARIRDEVADLKKELRGMDAAGVR, encoded by the coding sequence ATGGCGCTCGACATTCCCCGGCTCGACGGCCGCTTCCAGGTCGTCAGTGAGTTCCAGCCGGCCGGTGACCAGCCGGCTGCCATCGACGAGCTTGAGCGTCGCGTGCGGCGCGGCGACCGCAACACGGTGCTGCTCGGCGCGACCGGCACGGGCAAGAGCGCCACCACGGCGTGGCTGGTCGAGCGGCTCCAGCGGCCGACCCTGGTGCTCGCCCCCAACAAGACCCTCGCCGCCCAGCTCGCGAAGGAGTTCGGCGAGCTGATGCCGCACAACGCGGTCGAATACTTCGTCTCCTACTACGACTACTACCAGCCCGAGGCCTACATCCCGCAGACCGACACCTACATCGAGAAGGACTCCTCGATCAACGAGGAGGTGGAGCGGCTGCGGCACTCGGCCACGATGTCGCTGCTCACCCGGCGGGACGTCATCGTGGTCGCCACCGTCTCGGCGATCTACGGCCTGGGCACGCCGGAGGAATACCTCGACCGGGCCGTGCGGGTCAAGGTCGGGCAGGAGCTGGACCGTGACCAGCTGCTGCGCCGGCTGGTCGACATTCAATACGCGCGCAACGACATGGCCTTCCAGCGCGGCACCTTCCGGGTCCGCGGCGACACGCTGGAGATCATCCCGGCGTACGAGGAGCTGGCGGTCCGGATCGAGCTGTTCGGTGACGAGATCGAGAAGCTCTACTACCTCAACCCGCTGACCGGTGACGTGGTCCGCGAGGTCGACAGCCTGATGATCTTCCCGGCCACGCACTACGCCGCCGGTCCCGAGCGGATGGAACGGGCGATCCGCGACATCGAGGCCGAGCTGGGCGAGCGGCTGGCCGAGCTGGAACGGCAGGGCAAGCTGCTGGAGGCCCAGCGGCTGCGCATGCGCACCACCTACGACATCGAGATGATGCGCCAGGTGGGCTTCTGCTCCGGCATCGAGAACTACTCCATGCACATCGACGGCCGGCTGCCGGGCAGTCCGCCGCACTGCCTGCTCGACTACTTCCCCGACGACTTCCTCACGGTGGTCGACGAGTCGCACGTGACCATCCCGCAGATCGGCGGCATGTACGAGGGCGACGCCTCCCGCAAGCGGATGCTCATCGACCACGGCTTCCGGCTCCCCAGCGCCGCCGACAACCGGCCGCTGCGCTTCGACGAGTTCCTGGAGCGGGTGGGCCAGATGGTCTTCCTCTCCGCCACCCCCGGCCCGTGGGAGCTGGAGCAGGCGCAGGGCGAGTTCGTCGAGCAGGTGATCCGGCCCACCGGCCTGATCGACCCCGAGGTGGTGGTCAAGCCGACCAAGGGGCAGATCGACGACCTCATGCACGAGATCAAGCTGCGTACCGAGCGGGACGAGCGGGTGCTCGTCACCACGCTCACCAAGAAGATGGCCGAGGACCTCTCCGACTACCTGCTGGAGAACGGCATCCGGGTGCGCTACCTGCACTCCGAGGTCGACACCCTGCGCCGTGTCGAGCTGCTGCGCGAGCTGCGCAAGGGCGACTACGACGTGCTGGTCGGCATCAACCTGCTCCGGGAGGGTCTCGACCTGCCCGAGGTCTCGCTCGTGGCGATCCTCGACGCCGACAAGGAGGGCTTCCTGCGCAGCGGCCGGTCGCTGATCCAGACCATCGGTCGCGCGGCCCGTAACGTCTCCGGCCAGGTCCACATGTACGCCGACAAGATCACGCCGTCGATGGCGGACGCGATCGACGAGACCAACCGGCGCCGGGCCAAGCAGATCGCGCACAACGAGGCGAACGGCATCAAGCCGGAGCCGCTGCGCAAGAAGATCCACGACATCCTCGACGACATCTATCGCGAGGCGGAGGACACCGAGAACAGCAACGTCGGCGGGGCCGTGCGGCAGTTGTCGCGGGGCAAGGCGCCGGTCAAGGAGACCCGCAGCCGCCGGGGCGCCGCGGCCACCCCGTCGCGGGAGGGGATGGCCCGGGCCGACCTGGCCAACCTCATCCAGGAGCTCAACGACCAGATGCTCGCCGCCGCGCGCGAGCTGCAGTTCGAGCTGGCCGCGCGGATCCGCGACGAGGTGGCCGACCTCAAGAAGGAGCTGCGCGGGATGGACGCCGCAGGGGTCCGGTGA